In bacterium, the following are encoded in one genomic region:
- a CDS encoding HU family DNA-binding protein — MKTKSEIIAELAETAGVEKKQAAEMLETLVKIAYREASAGFQIPGLGKLIKVERKARTGRNPATGETLQIPAKTVLKFKIAKAAKDAILG; from the coding sequence ATGAAAACCAAGAGTGAAATTATTGCAGAGTTGGCGGAAACAGCCGGAGTCGAAAAGAAGCAAGCGGCGGAGATGCTGGAGACTCTGGTCAAAATAGCATATCGCGAAGCCTCGGCGGGTTTCCAGATTCCAGGCCTTGGCAAACTCATCAAGGTTGAGCGCAAGGCTCGCACAGGCCGCAATCCCGCCACCGGTGAGACGCTTCAAATTCCCGCCAAGACCGTCCTGAAATTCAAAATTGCCAAGGCGGCCAAGGATGCGATTTTGGGTTAA
- a CDS encoding nucleotidyl transferase AbiEii/AbiGii toxin family protein, which yields MAVKGLDRFIEYLSGHRDSFVLIGGTACDMWFTEQNLLFRATKDLDVVLILEKINPAFVSRFWTLIRDGQYQIKNRSEGESPVLYRFEKPVAEGFPFKVELFCRYNPGLDIDSEQRIVPIRMEDAQSLSAILLHDSYYGFLIEHCRESRGILVADAGALIPLKARAWLDLTARKATGEKVDDRDIKKHRYDVFRLAVLLPDNQTVSLPEELANDVSVFLNLHPADHSDWESIRNAIRPTVGGSILPEKLILAIRGYFKLGTI from the coding sequence ATGGCGGTAAAAGGGCTGGATCGATTCATTGAATATCTTTCAGGGCACCGCGACTCCTTCGTGCTGATCGGCGGCACTGCTTGCGACATGTGGTTCACAGAACAGAACCTTTTGTTCCGAGCCACCAAGGATCTCGACGTCGTATTGATCCTCGAAAAGATCAACCCCGCCTTCGTCTCGCGTTTCTGGACCTTGATACGAGACGGTCAGTACCAGATCAAGAACCGTAGCGAGGGTGAATCACCGGTCCTGTACCGCTTCGAGAAACCCGTCGCGGAGGGTTTTCCCTTCAAGGTTGAGCTTTTCTGTCGTTATAACCCCGGTCTGGATATAGATTCCGAACAACGCATCGTTCCAATACGGATGGAGGATGCCCAAAGTCTGTCAGCGATTCTGCTCCATGACAGCTATTACGGCTTTCTGATCGAACATTGTCGTGAGTCGCGGGGTATTCTGGTTGCCGACGCGGGAGCATTGATCCCGCTTAAGGCTCGGGCGTGGCTAGACCTGACTGCCCGCAAGGCAACCGGGGAAAAGGTTGATGATCGGGACATCAAGAAGCACCGGTATGATGTTTTCCGGCTCGCTGTGCTCCTGCCCGATAACCAGACGGTTTCCCTGCCCGAGGAACTCGCCAATGATGTCAGTGTGTTTCTGAATCTTCATCCCGCTGATCACTCGGACTGGGAGTCCATCCGGAATGCGATCCGGCCAACGGTGGGTGGTTCCATATTGCCGGAAAAGCTGATTTTGGCAATCAGAGGTTATTTTAAGCTCGGCACAATCTGA
- a CDS encoding site-specific integrase: MAQIFIRSGMWYARFMHNKKDYCRSTGVLAPTEGKKAAEDAKAAAEAELTRMLVEVRGGESVDALFARLTEAIDQLPKREQEPRRITFAERLRKSLTIQLPIADAWQSWLDNPKKRNPSPATIKMYQAHWGQEHAKKNGNRKVKTGFKHWLTKTHPEVTALHEVTPGLAEEYATYLWQSGIAPRTYNASIKFLRSMFKVLRTRAGLSDDVWAEISALENETQGRRNLTTEELTSVCAKAKGNLRYWLAIGLYTGLRLGDVVTLRWNELDLDKHIIKRIPNKTRRKGKVITFPLHPVLEVMLLQLKTQAKPGAVYLFPDDAGLHLKEGATTISKRIQAHFTDCDIQTTEEAGGKHRKRAIVRVGFHSLRHSFVSLCAANRVPQVAIQELVGHGSPAMTELYSHADEGQKATAIASLPTVSFTQGGTVTEKP, encoded by the coding sequence ATGGCTCAAATCTTTATACGGTCCGGAATGTGGTATGCACGCTTTATGCATAACAAGAAAGACTACTGTCGGTCAACTGGTGTTCTTGCGCCAACCGAGGGTAAAAAGGCGGCGGAGGACGCGAAAGCGGCCGCCGAGGCCGAACTTACCCGGATGCTGGTTGAAGTCCGGGGTGGGGAATCGGTGGATGCCCTTTTTGCCCGTTTGACTGAAGCGATCGACCAGTTGCCAAAGCGGGAACAGGAACCCAGGCGAATCACGTTCGCCGAACGGTTGCGGAAGAGCCTGACCATCCAGTTGCCGATTGCGGATGCCTGGCAGTCCTGGCTGGACAATCCCAAGAAACGCAACCCAAGCCCGGCGACCATCAAAATGTACCAGGCACACTGGGGACAGGAACATGCCAAGAAAAACGGGAACCGGAAAGTCAAAACCGGATTCAAACACTGGCTGACCAAAACGCACCCAGAAGTAACCGCTCTGCATGAAGTCACTCCGGGGCTGGCCGAGGAATACGCAACCTACCTATGGCAGAGCGGCATCGCCCCCCGGACCTACAACGCATCGATCAAGTTTCTGCGGAGCATGTTTAAGGTTCTACGGACGCGGGCGGGATTATCGGATGATGTATGGGCGGAAATCTCCGCACTGGAAAATGAAACCCAAGGGCGCCGGAACTTGACCACCGAGGAACTGACCAGTGTTTGCGCCAAGGCAAAAGGAAATCTGCGTTACTGGTTGGCGATAGGGCTCTACACCGGCCTTCGACTGGGCGACGTGGTGACCCTCCGATGGAACGAACTGGACTTGGACAAACACATCATAAAGAGGATCCCGAACAAAACCCGCCGAAAAGGGAAGGTAATAACGTTCCCCTTGCATCCAGTGCTGGAAGTCATGTTGCTGCAGTTGAAGACACAGGCGAAGCCGGGCGCCGTGTATTTGTTCCCCGATGATGCCGGGTTACACCTAAAGGAAGGCGCGACCACGATCTCCAAACGCATTCAGGCTCATTTCACCGACTGCGATATTCAGACCACGGAAGAGGCAGGCGGCAAGCACCGGAAGCGGGCCATTGTCCGGGTTGGTTTCCATAGTCTGCGTCATTCATTCGTAAGCCTGTGCGCTGCCAACCGGGTGCCGCAGGTCGCGATTCAAGAATTGGTGGGGCATGGATCGCCGGCGATGACCGAACTTTACTCCCATGCCGACGAGGGGCAGAAAGCGACGGCCATTGCCAGTTTGCCGACAGTGAGTTTCACACAGGGCGGCACGGTAACGGAAAAGCCATGA
- the tsaB gene encoding tRNA (adenosine(37)-N6)-threonylcarbamoyltransferase complex dimerization subunit type 1 TsaB, producing MKILALELSTHIGSLALLDGDSVTCQKEWVAEGRQLRPIFADIHAFSAKGAWDWQGLDHLAVGVGPGAFSGLRMAVAGIRGLALPDHKPVMAVSSASALAWSVLQETGAQRVVVLGDARRHELWAGCFGWEQGQVSRLGDWIVTGVEQLPDLLKVPGTVWVTSDWDRIQEPLTAYCPAGVGLIQEARIPQAAMVAQVVAQRVASGLQGEALAPIYVHPAVSVAPRF from the coding sequence ATGAAAATATTGGCGTTAGAACTTTCAACCCACATTGGGTCTCTGGCCCTCCTCGACGGGGATTCGGTGACATGTCAAAAAGAGTGGGTGGCCGAAGGTCGTCAACTGCGTCCCATCTTCGCGGATATCCATGCCTTTTCAGCGAAAGGGGCCTGGGATTGGCAGGGGTTGGATCACCTGGCGGTGGGGGTCGGGCCGGGGGCTTTCTCCGGGCTCCGCATGGCTGTGGCCGGGATCCGGGGCCTGGCACTTCCCGATCACAAGCCGGTGATGGCGGTGTCGAGTGCCAGCGCTCTTGCCTGGTCAGTCCTGCAGGAGACGGGTGCCCAACGGGTGGTCGTTCTGGGCGATGCCCGGCGACACGAGTTGTGGGCCGGCTGTTTTGGCTGGGAACAGGGACAAGTATCACGCCTGGGCGATTGGATCGTGACGGGGGTGGAGCAGTTGCCCGACTTACTGAAAGTGCCGGGGACGGTATGGGTGACCTCGGATTGGGACCGGATTCAGGAACCGTTAACGGCTTACTGTCCGGCCGGTGTGGGGCTGATTCAGGAGGCGCGGATCCCCCAGGCGGCGATGGTCGCCCAGGTGGTGGCGCAGCGGGTCGCGTCCGGCCTTCAGGGGGAGGCCTT